One Candidatus Cloacimonadota bacterium DNA window includes the following coding sequences:
- a CDS encoding mechanosensitive ion channel family protein, whose protein sequence is MAELFTTIKVSIQDNNWYSLLFLFLGSLILYLITLKIILPILHYLIRKSPTNWDNMLIRRKVLEKLVLLPSLFFIGRFSYLLTDQQVVVERILNALFALIIMFALDRFLFAVNDVYEMLPSAKGKPIKGFIQVLQIIIFLFGGIIIIAILIERSPWILLSGLGAMTAVLLLIFRETILSFVASVRITSNRLIEIGDWIEMPQFGADGDVIDLALYSIQVQNWDKTIVSIPTHKLIDESFKNWKGMQQCGGRRIMRNINIDLESVRFCDEEMLAKFEKIGLLKEYLADKKNDISAHNRKLGIEETDFINGRHLTNIGTFRAYIERYLKRHPRINQNLIMMTRQMEPTSTGLPIQVYAFTNDTNWTVYESIQADIFDHLLAIVPEFNLRVFQYPSGYDLLQMKENIKSVT, encoded by the coding sequence ATGGCAGAACTTTTTACTACAATAAAGGTCAGTATCCAAGACAATAATTGGTACTCTCTCTTGTTTCTATTCTTAGGGAGTTTGATACTCTATCTGATAACTTTGAAGATAATCCTCCCCATATTACATTATCTGATCAGAAAAAGTCCGACCAATTGGGACAACATGCTCATCAGGCGAAAAGTTTTGGAAAAATTAGTCTTATTGCCTTCACTTTTCTTTATCGGACGTTTTTCTTATCTTCTAACAGATCAACAAGTAGTAGTGGAGAGGATCTTAAATGCTCTCTTTGCCTTGATCATAATGTTTGCTTTAGACAGATTTTTGTTTGCTGTTAATGATGTATATGAGATGCTTCCCAGCGCTAAAGGTAAACCGATCAAGGGCTTCATTCAGGTACTCCAGATAATTATCTTCCTTTTCGGCGGGATAATAATAATAGCTATTTTGATAGAAAGATCCCCCTGGATACTGCTGAGTGGATTGGGAGCTATGACGGCTGTACTCTTACTGATCTTCCGGGAGACGATCCTCTCTTTCGTTGCCAGTGTCCGCATAACATCAAACAGATTGATCGAGATCGGTGACTGGATAGAAATGCCGCAATTTGGTGCCGACGGGGATGTAATAGATTTGGCATTGTATAGCATACAGGTACAGAATTGGGATAAAACCATAGTCTCCATTCCGACCCATAAACTGATCGATGAATCCTTTAAGAACTGGAAGGGTATGCAACAGTGTGGTGGTAGAAGGATAATGCGGAATATCAACATTGATCTGGAAAGCGTGCGGTTTTGTGATGAAGAGATGCTGGCGAAGTTCGAAAAGATAGGACTACTTAAAGAGTATCTGGCAGATAAAAAGAATGATATATCGGCTCATAATCGAAAGTTGGGCATAGAAGAAACTGACTTTATTAATGGAAGACATTTAACTAATATAGGAACCTTCAGAGCTTACATCGAAAGATATCTCAAACGACATCCCAGAATAAATCAAAATTTGATCATGATGACGCGGCAGATGGAACCTACTTCTACAGGACTTCCCATCCAAGTATATGCCTTTACCAATGATACTAATTGGACTGTTTATGAGAGTATTCAGGCAGATATTTTTGATCATCTGCTGGCAATAGTACCGGAGTTTAATTTAAGGGTATTCCAGTATCCTTCCGGGTATGATCTCTTGCAGATGAAAGAAAACATCAAGTCGGTAACATAA
- a CDS encoding ABC transporter ATP-binding protein/permease has protein sequence MKNLMRIYAIMLRHYGYLIAGLFFMLGYALFSGVSITMAVPFFDYVFPAVKGEIIYSTFPEFFNAIKEVTTTFVQSESIFGLLNINNFRPLLEGFGKIMEQTDSMLVLKFVAAVVLIIVFLKNVFFFFNRLMFANLNGKTIVDVRNSIFRNYLRQSLRFFTRHRVGDSLVRMVSDVEIVSHLFITSMFNAIRDLLLVLVFMRIAIYLNLRLFLLSLLILPITTFLVALVGKKIKKYARRIQAQFSDIYSKVEEVLSNMKIVKAFGREDDQYSLFQKINKQFFRFWRKAEIYSGFNVPISEMNGAITGIIILLIGGSEVLSGSSGFTFGEFTAFLFAIFSMLHPIKSISKTYTDIKKALVSLDRISEVMFNEPDLLEAKDAVSKADFTDKIEFDRVSFYYEPNKEVLKEITFTIKKGEKIAIVGSSGSGKTTLANLLLRLYDVTEGEIRIDGIPLTKIKIKDLRNLFGIVTQESLIFTDTVTANISFGTLKTVTQEDIIKAAQRGYADEFIEELPHKYEEMLYAKGGTLSGGQKQRLCIARAIVGNPPILIFDEATSSLDTEAERKVQVAIEQATKSRTVLIIAHRLSTILSSDMIIVLDAGKIVGIGDHAELLKNCPRYKVLYDLQFNV, from the coding sequence ATGAAGAATCTGATGCGGATATACGCAATAATGCTGAGACACTACGGATATTTAATAGCCGGATTGTTCTTTATGCTCGGATACGCTCTATTCAGCGGAGTTAGCATAACCATGGCGGTACCCTTCTTCGACTATGTCTTTCCTGCTGTTAAAGGCGAAATCATCTACTCAACTTTTCCTGAATTCTTCAATGCCATTAAGGAAGTAACGACTACTTTTGTTCAAAGTGAAAGCATTTTTGGTTTGCTTAACATTAATAACTTCCGACCTCTGCTGGAAGGATTCGGTAAGATAATGGAACAGACCGACTCGATGCTGGTTTTAAAGTTCGTTGCAGCAGTTGTTCTGATAATTGTCTTCTTAAAAAATGTTTTTTTCTTTTTTAATCGGCTCATGTTTGCCAATTTGAACGGCAAGACGATTGTAGATGTCCGTAACTCTATTTTCCGGAATTATTTAAGGCAATCACTCCGTTTCTTCACCCGTCACCGTGTTGGTGATTCACTTGTCAGGATGGTCAGTGATGTAGAGATAGTGAGTCATCTTTTTATTACTTCGATGTTTAATGCTATACGTGATTTACTGCTTGTCCTTGTATTTATGAGGATTGCCATATATCTAAACCTGAGACTTTTTCTGCTCAGTTTGCTCATCCTACCGATTACAACTTTTCTTGTTGCCTTAGTCGGTAAGAAGATCAAGAAATATGCCCGTCGTATTCAAGCTCAGTTCTCCGATATTTATTCTAAAGTAGAGGAAGTACTGAGTAATATGAAGATAGTTAAGGCATTTGGCAGAGAGGATGATCAATATTCTCTGTTCCAAAAGATCAATAAGCAATTTTTCCGTTTCTGGCGTAAGGCAGAGATTTATTCCGGTTTCAATGTCCCGATCTCAGAAATGAATGGAGCAATTACCGGAATAATCATCCTCCTCATCGGCGGCAGTGAAGTATTATCAGGTTCATCCGGTTTTACTTTTGGCGAGTTTACAGCGTTTCTCTTTGCCATCTTTTCTATGCTGCATCCCATAAAATCAATCTCAAAGACCTATACCGACATTAAGAAAGCTCTCGTATCTTTAGACAGGATTTCCGAAGTCATGTTCAATGAGCCCGATCTATTGGAAGCAAAAGATGCAGTCAGTAAGGCAGATTTTACCGACAAGATCGAGTTTGACAGAGTATCTTTCTATTATGAACCGAATAAGGAAGTTCTCAAAGAGATAACGTTTACAATCAAGAAAGGTGAAAAAATAGCCATCGTTGGGAGCAGTGGTTCCGGTAAGACTACTCTGGCAAATCTATTGCTTAGATTGTATGATGTAACCGAGGGAGAGATCAGGATAGACGGGATCCCTTTAACTAAGATAAAGATCAAGGACTTAAGGAATCTTTTCGGAATTGTAACTCAAGAATCGCTTATTTTTACCGATACGGTTACCGCTAATATAAGTTTCGGTACTCTGAAAACCGTGACCCAGGAAGATATTATCAAAGCAGCTCAGCGTGGCTATGCCGATGAATTCATCGAGGAGCTACCCCATAAATATGAAGAGATGCTTTATGCCAAGGGGGGGACACTCTCAGGAGGACAGAAACAGCGATTATGCATAGCCAGAGCCATCGTCGGTAACCCACCAATTCTGATCTTTGATGAAGCTACAAGTTCACTCGATACAGAAGCAGAGAGAAAGGTGCAGGTTGCTATTGAACAGGCAACAAAGAGCCGTACCGTCTTGATCATAGCACATAGATTATCTACGATTCTCTCTTCAGATATGATAATAGTTTTGGATGCCGGCAAGATCGTTGGCATTGGAGATCACGCAGAATTGTTAAAGAACTGTCCGCGTTACAAAGTACTCTATGATCTGCAGTTCAATGTTTAA
- a CDS encoding CTP synthase: MAKNIFVIGGVVSSLGKGIAASSIGLLLKKMNYKVGMLKLDPYLNVDPGTMSPFQHGEVFVTDDGAETDLDLGHYERFIGESLSKDSNATAGQIYERVIQKERRGDYLGKTVQVIPHVTNEIKNLIRKLSDKYDIVITEIGGTVGDIESLPFLEAIRQYRMEVGIRDTLFVFLTYVPYIKSAGELKTKPTQHSAYKLREIGIQPDILICRSDKPFNSDIAAKISLFTNVPKDHVFNAYNVDFVHEIPINFFRAEMHKAICRHLELEEREVDLSDWEELVHNLKNPQREVKIALCGKYVDHQDAYKSVWQALIHAAAYHRAKLNLKMVDSERVFQKDEVEKCLGDVDGILIPGGFGVRGIDGKIEIARHARENKIPFFGICLGMQVAVIEFAKNVCQLTGAYSSEFDEKCEHPIIALMTEQKYIDKIGGTMRLGAYPCKISPGTLAAKIYKAEEIKERHRHRYEFNNKYRDLLISKGMVVSGSHLDDLLVEIIELPDHPFFIAVQFHPEFKSRPATPHPIFRDFIKAALQRRETEKL; encoded by the coding sequence ATGGCAAAGAACATTTTTGTAATTGGTGGAGTGGTTTCTTCTTTAGGAAAGGGGATTGCTGCCTCTTCTATCGGTTTGTTATTGAAGAAAATGAATTACAAGGTTGGGATGCTTAAATTAGATCCCTACCTTAACGTTGATCCCGGCACTATGAGCCCGTTCCAACATGGAGAAGTATTTGTTACTGACGATGGTGCAGAAACAGATCTTGATCTGGGACACTATGAAAGATTTATTGGTGAGTCATTATCCAAGGATTCCAATGCTACAGCCGGTCAGATTTACGAACGGGTCATTCAAAAAGAAAGACGCGGTGATTATTTAGGCAAGACAGTACAGGTTATTCCCCATGTAACTAATGAGATCAAGAATCTGATCAGAAAACTTAGTGATAAGTATGATATTGTTATTACAGAGATAGGGGGAACAGTTGGCGATATTGAAAGTCTACCCTTTTTGGAAGCGATCAGGCAATATCGCATGGAAGTAGGGATAAGAGACACTCTGTTTGTTTTCTTGACCTATGTCCCTTATATCAAATCTGCCGGAGAGCTAAAGACCAAACCGACTCAGCACAGCGCCTATAAATTACGGGAAATTGGTATTCAACCGGATATCCTGATCTGCCGTTCCGACAAACCATTCAACAGTGATATCGCAGCCAAGATATCTCTCTTCACTAATGTTCCCAAAGATCATGTATTTAATGCCTATAATGTAGATTTTGTGCATGAAATTCCAATAAACTTTTTTAGGGCAGAGATGCATAAAGCTATCTGTCGCCATTTAGAGTTGGAAGAGAGGGAGGTAGATCTTTCTGATTGGGAAGAGTTGGTTCATAATCTTAAAAATCCTCAAAGAGAGGTTAAAATAGCACTTTGCGGTAAGTATGTCGACCATCAGGATGCCTATAAAAGTGTTTGGCAGGCGTTGATCCACGCTGCTGCCTACCATCGAGCAAAGCTTAACCTCAAAATGGTCGATTCGGAAAGGGTATTCCAGAAGGACGAAGTAGAAAAATGCTTGGGTGATGTTGATGGGATCTTAATTCCCGGCGGTTTTGGAGTACGGGGAATAGATGGTAAGATCGAGATTGCCCGGCATGCCCGGGAAAACAAAATCCCTTTCTTTGGGATTTGTCTTGGCATGCAGGTGGCTGTCATCGAATTCGCCAAAAATGTTTGTCAGTTAACCGGAGCATATAGCTCGGAATTTGACGAAAAATGTGAACACCCCATAATCGCCTTGATGACCGAGCAAAAGTACATAGATAAGATCGGTGGCACTATGCGGCTTGGTGCCTATCCCTGCAAAATATCGCCAGGAACTTTAGCAGCTAAGATATATAAAGCAGAAGAGATCAAAGAGCGACATCGTCATCGCTACGAGTTTAACAATAAGTATCGCGACCTGTTAATTTCAAAAGGTATGGTAGTTTCCGGTTCTCATCTGGATGATCTACTGGTCGAGATCATCGAATTACCGGATCATCCGTTCTTTATTGCTGTTCAATTCCACCCTGAGTTTAAGTCGAGACCGGCTACTCCTCACCCGATCTTCCGAGATTTCATCAAAGCAGCTCTCCAGAGAAGAGAGACCGAGAAACTGTAA
- a CDS encoding DNA internalization-related competence protein ComEC/Rec2, with protein MELKISGNTGLEDRRYSVPAPLLIISLFWIAGILAGFYLPSNWHRAELLFYVIPLFALIALTFLLFQDQLVKLLLLLLLVFLLGYLRSNLLTLFPDNHISNLFQLKEKIVAETEISIVREPQKREYIYGTNYRIFGDLITLNNYPIRGKVILTFPANYLAGDPEDLIPGNIIRTIAELTPYRNSRGFSRIPQPFFTNRSSQAAQGRAKTLVYAEPVSAGIYGLGSGYRYRISQIRRYIKKRIESRIPTEHIPFIKAILLGDREEMGDMRERLAAGGMAHLIAISGIHLAIITLILLTFLKLIHIRRVPAGLIIIIFFVIYGELCNWSPSVSRATLMISLLIICGILQRKPSYNNILAASLLIITIISPREIFAIGLQLSFISVFVLINILPLFNHKLQTIFRNRSFYNTMGYRTCQLLLTTFLISIFLLPMTLYYFNQFSLNGLIGNLIGIPLLTIIIPLAMIIVFIPSVPLLQTVFQNSFTLIMSLFTGWSRFTSTLPLFFNFIPFSWIQLILTYILLGLFFFWLKKYGLIPPKDKDKNRAKMWLNKQNKLLFLFYPALMMLILLIIFISTTINRKDLLIITLFDVGHGDLFLIETPEKESVMIDTGPTAETGIHLRYAALPYLKQQGINRLDWLIITHQHSDHYGGLKYLSQNVKIDNLMITDYFQQDEIWQSLQLLIDSTRTNIHLVRDTTHIALENMKLKILHPDAQFVSSNPNEMSIVVKMAFHNFSLLFTGDIEFDAEMHLITYYPTYLESQFLKIPHHGSRTSSSPPFIKAVNPEFAFIPTALRSRFNIPHPITLETLNFLGDRLFISGREGTLQIKTDGITAEMKTLPKERKITVNF; from the coding sequence ATGGAACTGAAGATCTCTGGTAACACCGGATTGGAAGATAGAAGATATAGTGTTCCAGCACCTCTCTTGATTATATCACTTTTTTGGATTGCCGGTATTTTAGCAGGTTTTTATCTCCCCTCTAATTGGCACAGAGCAGAACTGCTTTTTTATGTCATCCCATTATTTGCTCTAATAGCACTAACTTTTCTGCTTTTCCAGGATCAACTTGTTAAACTTTTGCTTCTTCTACTCCTCGTTTTCTTGCTGGGATATCTCCGCTCTAACCTGTTAACTCTTTTCCCTGATAACCATATATCCAATCTATTCCAACTAAAAGAAAAGATCGTTGCTGAAACGGAGATCAGTATTGTTCGGGAACCTCAGAAAAGAGAATATATCTATGGCACTAACTACCGCATATTTGGTGATCTGATCACGCTGAATAATTACCCTATCAGAGGAAAGGTTATTCTGACTTTCCCGGCTAATTATCTGGCTGGGGATCCTGAAGATCTTATACCCGGCAACATCATCAGGACTATTGCCGAGCTGACCCCTTACAGGAATAGTCGTGGTTTCTCCCGCATCCCTCAACCTTTCTTCACTAATAGAAGTAGTCAGGCAGCCCAAGGTAGAGCTAAAACGCTTGTTTATGCCGAACCTGTTTCCGCAGGAATTTATGGTTTGGGTTCAGGATATCGCTACCGGATCTCCCAAATCAGACGATACATAAAAAAAAGAATAGAAAGCCGTATCCCGACAGAACATATCCCCTTTATTAAGGCAATTTTGTTAGGTGATCGTGAAGAGATGGGTGATATGCGGGAACGTTTAGCTGCAGGTGGCATGGCACATCTAATCGCAATCAGCGGTATTCATCTGGCAATAATAACCTTGATCCTGCTGACTTTTCTTAAACTAATTCATATCCGCCGTGTACCGGCTGGATTGATCATTATCATTTTCTTTGTTATCTATGGAGAATTATGTAATTGGAGCCCTTCGGTCAGTCGAGCTACTCTGATGATCTCTCTCTTAATTATCTGTGGGATCCTTCAGCGTAAACCTTCATATAACAATATCCTCGCGGCTAGTTTACTGATTATCACCATAATCTCACCAAGAGAAATCTTTGCTATAGGATTGCAGCTCTCATTTATCTCGGTTTTTGTTCTAATCAATATCTTGCCGTTATTTAACCATAAACTCCAAACGATCTTCAGGAATCGAAGTTTCTATAATACAATGGGTTACCGAACCTGTCAATTACTCCTCACTACGTTTCTGATCAGCATTTTTCTCCTGCCGATGACTCTTTATTATTTCAATCAGTTTTCCCTGAACGGATTGATCGGTAATCTTATCGGTATCCCTTTGCTCACGATAATAATACCACTGGCGATGATTATTGTCTTTATCCCTTCAGTACCATTACTACAAACGGTTTTTCAGAATTCGTTCACGCTTATCATGTCGCTCTTTACCGGATGGAGCAGGTTTACCTCTACATTACCCCTCTTTTTCAATTTCATCCCTTTTAGTTGGATTCAGCTTATTCTCACATATATTCTATTAGGTCTCTTTTTCTTCTGGTTAAAGAAATATGGTCTGATTCCCCCAAAAGACAAAGATAAAAACAGAGCAAAAATGTGGCTGAACAAGCAAAACAAGTTGTTGTTCCTGTTTTATCCAGCCCTAATGATGTTGATACTGCTGATTATCTTTATTTCTACTACTATCAACAGAAAAGATCTCTTGATCATCACTCTCTTCGATGTCGGTCATGGTGATCTTTTTCTCATTGAAACACCTGAGAAGGAGAGTGTTATGATCGACACGGGACCAACGGCTGAGACAGGGATCCATCTAAGATATGCAGCTCTCCCTTATCTCAAACAGCAGGGGATAAACCGTCTCGACTGGCTGATCATAACCCATCAGCACAGTGATCATTATGGAGGGCTAAAATATCTCTCCCAAAATGTAAAGATAGATAATCTGATGATTACCGATTATTTTCAGCAAGATGAGATCTGGCAGAGCTTGCAACTTCTTATAGATTCTACACGAACGAATATTCATCTGGTCAGAGATACTACCCATATTGCACTCGAAAACATGAAATTAAAGATCTTGCATCCTGATGCTCAGTTTGTTTCCTCTAACCCCAATGAGATGTCTATTGTAGTAAAAATGGCTTTCCATAATTTCTCGCTTCTCTTTACGGGAGATATCGAATTCGATGCCGAGATGCACCTTATTACTTATTATCCAACTTATTTAGAGAGCCAATTCCTGAAAATCCCGCATCATGGCAGCAGAACCTCAAGTTCCCCACCCTTCATAAAAGCGGTCAATCCTGAGTTTGCCTTCATTCCGACTGCTTTGCGATCCCGTTTTAATATACCGCATCCGATAACTCTGGAAACTCTAAATTTTTTAGGCGACCGGCTCTTCATATCAGGACGGGAAGGAACTCTGCAGATCAAGACTGACGGTATCACAGCAGAGATGAAAACTCTCCCTAAAGAAAGAAAAATAACAGTAAACTTCTGA
- the mfd gene encoding transcription-repair coupling factor has product MIYQYLKPYLERSNFLKKFDNTLLQQEKGVLFYQLNLTTKALLSARIFDLQQLKKNVLFITSEDNRAEEIVDDLVLLSGHDNIVFIPDFETLPYEDRSPHFSIRAQRIEGMSRLLNGKSHIIVVSIKNLLRIIVPPRLLRDNIITLKLGNDYKIEQLCSKLVSVGYKIESEVSQVGDFARRGGIIDIFSPANKLPVRLEFFGDTIDSCRFFDPQTQRSTGGKREIYTVLPVREVFLDDITTTDSQLWEKLHNTGLYEGIEQDVSLLYKETATISDYVSLEDTVTVFDEYQFLENIAEELYEETADLYLKRLKEISQKKKSARQEIPLPEQIYSNLDSFVKKISSHSYYFLSAFLQQHKLIKSSQMSSFSSQSSMNGELNILRKVLDSKISEGWQIIIQSDNISQSKRMQELLVDQEDKIEFSIGVLHRGFNIEDAKLALFTDHEIFNRYKQKRFQEYFATGETIIDYETLNPGDYIVHVDHGIGIYEGLKLMQVNGINIECLSIRYAEDARVYVPTFQLQLVNRFVADEGVKPEISKLGSKRWDAVKNRAKKQIELIADDLVRLYAERQARTGISCETDSVWQNDLESSFIYEDTPDQRRATEEIKTDMEQVKPMERLLCGDVGFGKTEVAIRAAFKAITSGWQVAVLVPTTLLAEQHYLVFRERLAQYPVNIAMFSRFRTAKHLKEDVKKIGTGEIDIAIGTHRLFSKDIKFKKLGLLIIDEEHRFGVRHKETLRKLKVNVDTLYMSATPIPRTLSMALAKFKEMSLMQTSPKARLPIRTVIIPYDRGIIKDAILRELERGGQILFLHNRVETIDSIADELRELLPKVRIAVGHGQLPERLLEKVMLDFYDKQFDVLVATTIIESGIDIPNANTIIINRSDMFGLAQLYQLRGRVGRSNRRAYAYFIIPKHLKDEARKRLEALTEYNALGSGYQIAMRDLELRGAGTLLGTKQSGVIQAIGFNYYNKLLSEAVSNLLPVAEELASSSSEAATPMKWKKDFIGQAKKCFPRLASGDIRPSSKPMIWEDEKVKYKERLQIDADFFFPANFIKDERIRLEFYQRMLDFEDVHEFNDLEEELRDRFGSIPEPAQRGIKFYRLRLLAKKVNLEGFQIKKGRILIEFAHNFIPSQQKIEKMIKKIKYPVDFDASGKRLKMSISLTDLETKPVTKRQSEQLFNYAEGILLLLAEVT; this is encoded by the coding sequence ATGATCTATCAGTATTTGAAGCCCTATTTGGAGCGATCTAACTTCCTTAAGAAGTTCGATAATACTCTCTTACAGCAAGAAAAGGGAGTTTTATTTTACCAGCTGAATTTAACAACAAAAGCTCTTCTGTCAGCACGGATATTCGATCTTCAACAATTAAAGAAAAACGTTCTGTTTATCACAAGTGAGGATAATAGAGCTGAAGAAATCGTGGATGATCTTGTTCTGCTTTCAGGGCATGACAATATAGTATTTATACCCGATTTTGAAACACTACCTTATGAAGACAGGTCTCCTCATTTTTCTATTAGAGCTCAAAGAATAGAAGGAATGTCGAGATTACTCAATGGGAAATCACATATAATTGTTGTTTCTATCAAAAATCTTTTGAGGATTATAGTACCCCCTAGATTGCTACGTGACAATATCATTACACTAAAACTTGGTAATGATTATAAAATCGAGCAGCTATGTTCCAAACTGGTAAGTGTTGGGTACAAGATAGAGTCGGAAGTGTCTCAGGTAGGTGATTTTGCTCGCAGAGGGGGAATAATTGATATTTTCAGCCCTGCTAACAAATTACCGGTCAGATTGGAGTTTTTTGGCGATACCATAGATTCATGCCGATTTTTTGATCCCCAAACACAACGTTCCACAGGAGGAAAGAGAGAGATTTATACTGTTTTACCCGTGAGAGAGGTTTTTTTAGATGATATAACAACTACCGACAGCCAACTCTGGGAGAAGTTGCATAATACAGGGTTATACGAAGGGATAGAACAGGATGTATCTCTGTTATACAAAGAAACAGCAACTATCAGTGACTATGTTTCTCTTGAGGATACGGTTACTGTTTTTGATGAATATCAATTCTTAGAGAATATTGCTGAAGAACTTTATGAGGAGACTGCAGATCTATATCTTAAAAGACTCAAGGAGATTTCCCAAAAGAAGAAATCCGCAAGGCAGGAGATACCACTTCCGGAACAGATTTATTCCAATTTAGATAGTTTTGTAAAAAAAATCTCATCACACAGTTATTACTTTTTATCGGCATTCCTTCAGCAGCATAAGCTAATAAAGAGTTCTCAGATGAGTTCATTTTCTTCACAGAGCAGCATGAATGGAGAACTCAATATACTCAGAAAGGTCTTAGACAGCAAGATTTCAGAAGGTTGGCAGATCATAATCCAATCCGATAATATCAGCCAGAGTAAACGTATGCAGGAGCTATTGGTCGATCAAGAAGATAAAATTGAATTTTCTATCGGGGTACTTCATCGCGGTTTTAATATCGAAGATGCCAAATTAGCTCTCTTTACCGATCATGAGATTTTCAATCGTTATAAACAGAAGAGGTTTCAGGAATACTTTGCTACAGGCGAAACTATCATTGATTATGAAACCTTAAATCCCGGTGATTATATTGTTCATGTAGATCATGGGATAGGAATATATGAAGGTCTCAAATTGATGCAGGTCAATGGCATCAATATCGAATGCCTCTCAATTCGCTATGCTGAAGATGCGAGGGTTTATGTTCCAACCTTTCAGTTACAGCTTGTAAATCGTTTTGTTGCCGATGAAGGGGTCAAACCTGAGATCAGTAAATTAGGGAGCAAACGTTGGGATGCAGTAAAAAATAGAGCAAAGAAACAGATTGAACTGATCGCAGATGATTTGGTGAGACTGTACGCTGAACGGCAGGCAAGAACCGGTATTTCTTGCGAAACAGATTCGGTCTGGCAGAATGATCTGGAGAGTTCTTTCATCTATGAAGATACTCCGGATCAAAGAAGAGCAACAGAAGAGATCAAGACCGATATGGAACAAGTTAAGCCGATGGAGAGATTGTTATGTGGCGATGTCGGTTTTGGCAAGACCGAAGTTGCGATCAGAGCGGCTTTTAAAGCTATTACAAGTGGCTGGCAGGTAGCAGTCCTTGTCCCTACTACTCTCTTAGCTGAACAGCATTATCTTGTCTTTCGGGAGCGATTAGCCCAATATCCGGTAAATATTGCTATGTTCAGCAGATTCAGGACAGCGAAGCATCTGAAAGAAGATGTGAAGAAGATCGGAACTGGTGAGATTGATATTGCTATCGGAACACATCGTCTCTTTTCCAAGGATATAAAATTCAAGAAATTAGGACTGCTGATTATAGACGAAGAGCACCGTTTTGGGGTCAGACACAAAGAGACATTAAGAAAACTCAAAGTGAACGTAGACACTCTCTATATGTCAGCAACTCCTATACCAAGAACTTTAAGTATGGCTCTTGCCAAGTTCAAAGAGATGTCATTAATGCAAACCTCTCCCAAAGCAAGATTACCGATCAGGACTGTGATCATCCCTTATGATCGGGGGATTATCAAAGATGCTATATTACGCGAATTGGAACGTGGAGGACAGATACTTTTTCTGCATAATCGAGTCGAAACAATTGACAGCATAGCGGATGAACTAAGAGAACTTCTTCCTAAAGTCAGAATAGCAGTGGGACATGGTCAGCTACCGGAGAGATTATTAGAAAAAGTTATGCTCGATTTCTATGATAAGCAGTTCGATGTTCTCGTAGCCACTACCATTATAGAATCGGGAATTGATATACCCAATGCCAATACAATAATAATAAATCGTTCTGATATGTTCGGTTTGGCTCAATTATATCAGCTGCGAGGAAGAGTTGGCAGAAGCAACAGACGAGCTTATGCCTATTTCATTATCCCGAAACATCTTAAGGATGAAGCGAGAAAAAGATTGGAAGCTTTAACGGAGTATAATGCTCTCGGTTCGGGATACCAAATTGCTATGAGGGATTTAGAACTACGTGGTGCCGGCACTCTATTAGGTACCAAGCAGAGTGGAGTTATTCAAGCAATTGGTTTTAACTATTACAACAAACTACTATCAGAAGCGGTCAGCAATCTTCTCCCTGTTGCAGAAGAGTTGGCTTCGTCGAGCTCGGAAGCAGCCACCCCGATGAAATGGAAAAAGGATTTCATAGGGCAGGCGAAGAAGTGTTTTCCTCGGTTGGCTTCAGGTGATATTAGACCGAGCTCAAAACCGATGATCTGGGAAGACGAGAAGGTAAAATATAAAGAGAGACTGCAGATTGATGCCGATTTCTTTTTCCCGGCTAACTTTATCAAGGATGAAAGAATCCGGCTCGAATTCTATCAAAGAATGCTTGATTTTGAGGATGTTCATGAATTTAACGATCTGGAAGAAGAATTGAGAGATCGTTTCGGTTCTATACCGGAACCTGCTCAAAGAGGCATAAAATTCTACCGTCTGAGATTGCTGGCTAAGAAAGTCAATTTAGAGGGATTCCAGATCAAAAAAGGAAGGATATTAATTGAATTTGCTCATAACTTTATCCCTTCCCAGCAAAAGATTGAAAAGATGATCAAAAAGATCAAGTATCCGGTTGATTTTGATGCCTCCGGTAAGAGATTAAAAATGAGCATCAGCTTGACAGATCTTGAGACAAAACCTGTTACCAAAAGGCAATCTGAACAACTGTTCAATTATGCCGAAGGAATCCTGTTACTTTTAGCGGAAGTAACCTAA